A stretch of Cyanobacterium sp. HL-69 DNA encodes these proteins:
- the fimD gene encoding type 7 secretion system outer membrane secretin FimD: MFVNHLPYNIATTPVDIFLVQETEINGDRPNDLNQNTDELFERIFNRPRPTGLQRIIVPLFINDQPQGEIVVFVALGNGDNLEIVATTLLSRIREYVRPDVQEALEQLVGDSDNLTINGIQSTGIDGFFDGQQLQLRLQIPPNLRRTIVYGSGNQNLPPGAENAIRPASLSGFVNLRGRQSYLWSGSGNLGRETFGLGVDGAINYRGWVLEGSGTYSEGATPSFVRSDIRLVRDDPNNGIRYVMGDLFSFTRGYQSFVPMGGIAMVRNFSLQPYLVTVPTGQFEFFLERPSTVGIFVNGLLRQTLQLPAGTQDIRNFALSTGQNNITLQITDDVGQVRNLSFSAPLASDLLAVGLSQFGVGVGVPSFSEEGTRNYDTSRPIATGFYRQGIAPNLTLGAYFQGANVQQLFGSEGVLATNLGNFGWDMALSNNPVGVDHSFRLRYQYLPLTTAGRRAPNFGFNVEYQGPFFQRFGNLSIGNPDNVFSDSVNTVAWNLGVNYGQRLTDNLGVNFNVGYQIGSLDNPDGYRGAIALNTRLSSNMSLNVNLSHRCQQSGEDDTQLRVNLLQSGRNQSISARNTLTTEGEGTTEVRWNRRNPNTFNSINSNLTLNLNPQPRSFGSRLGLDYRTFFGSLNFAHNYDQSQQRSNLNFDTAFVFAGGRLGWTRPVTDSFVIIARNDNFSNQSIVVNPSTRGHIAEAGIFGPAVVPTLSSYSLSNIRIDAPDLPLGFDLGESAFTLYPTYRSGSVIVVGTDATVFVRGTLQDGEGNPIALQAGEVISLSNPDFEPLTLFTNQVGCTVTN; the protein is encoded by the coding sequence ATGTTTGTGAATCACCTACCCTATAATATTGCCACTACTCCCGTAGATATTTTTTTAGTTCAAGAAACAGAAATTAATGGCGATCGCCCCAACGACCTTAACCAAAATACCGACGAACTATTTGAGAGAATATTTAATAGACCTAGACCCACAGGACTACAAAGAATTATCGTACCACTATTCATCAACGATCAACCCCAAGGAGAAATAGTTGTTTTTGTTGCCCTAGGAAATGGAGATAATCTGGAAATAGTTGCCACCACCCTACTCAGTCGCATCAGAGAATATGTACGCCCCGATGTCCAAGAAGCCCTAGAACAATTGGTGGGCGATAGTGATAACCTTACCATCAACGGCATCCAGTCCACAGGCATTGATGGATTTTTTGATGGGCAACAATTACAACTAAGACTACAAATTCCCCCAAATTTACGTAGAACCATCGTTTACGGCTCAGGAAACCAAAATTTGCCCCCAGGGGCAGAAAATGCCATTAGACCAGCTTCTCTGAGCGGTTTTGTGAATCTCAGGGGCAGACAATCCTACCTTTGGAGTGGTAGTGGTAACCTCGGACGAGAAACCTTTGGGCTGGGCGTAGATGGAGCAATCAATTATCGAGGCTGGGTATTGGAAGGCAGTGGCACCTATAGCGAAGGGGCAACCCCCTCCTTTGTCAGGTCTGATATTCGCTTGGTGAGGGATGACCCCAACAACGGTATCCGCTATGTCATGGGGGATTTATTCAGCTTCACAAGGGGTTATCAAAGTTTTGTTCCCATGGGAGGCATCGCCATGGTGCGCAATTTTTCTTTGCAACCATACCTTGTCACTGTACCCACAGGACAATTTGAATTTTTCCTCGAGCGCCCCTCCACGGTGGGAATATTTGTCAACGGCTTATTGCGACAAACCCTACAACTTCCTGCGGGAACTCAGGATATTCGTAATTTTGCCCTCAGTACAGGACAGAATAATATTACCCTACAAATTACCGATGATGTGGGACAAGTGCGCAACCTCTCCTTTTCTGCACCCCTCGCCTCGGACTTATTGGCGGTGGGTTTAAGTCAATTTGGGGTAGGAGTGGGTGTACCCTCTTTTAGTGAAGAAGGCACCCGAAATTATGATACGTCTCGCCCCATTGCCACGGGCTTTTATCGCCAAGGTATTGCCCCTAACCTTACCCTAGGAGCTTATTTTCAGGGGGCGAATGTGCAACAGTTATTTGGCTCGGAGGGCGTTTTAGCAACCAATTTGGGAAATTTTGGTTGGGATATGGCACTGAGTAACAATCCTGTGGGGGTTGACCATAGTTTTCGTCTCAGGTATCAATATTTACCCCTCACCACGGCAGGGCGTAGGGCGCCTAATTTTGGTTTTAATGTGGAATATCAGGGGCCTTTTTTTCAGCGGTTTGGTAACTTGAGCATTGGTAATCCTGACAATGTTTTTAGTGATTCTGTTAATACGGTGGCGTGGAATTTAGGTGTTAATTATGGACAAAGATTAACCGATAATTTAGGGGTTAATTTTAATGTCGGTTATCAAATAGGAAGTTTAGATAATCCTGATGGTTATCGAGGGGCGATCGCCCTTAACACCAGATTAAGTAGTAATATGTCCTTAAACGTTAACCTTAGCCATCGTTGTCAACAGTCGGGGGAAGATGATACTCAGTTGAGGGTAAACCTATTACAAAGCGGTAGAAACCAGTCTATCAGTGCTAGAAATACCCTAACCACCGAAGGAGAAGGCACCACGGAAGTAAGGTGGAATCGCCGTAATCCCAACACCTTCAACAGTATTAATAGTAATCTCACCCTTAATCTTAATCCCCAGCCCCGCAGTTTTGGCTCTCGTTTAGGCTTGGATTATCGTACCTTTTTTGGTAGTCTCAATTTTGCCCATAACTATGATCAAAGCCAACAAAGAAGTAATCTTAACTTTGATACCGCTTTTGTTTTTGCAGGGGGGCGTCTTGGTTGGACTCGTCCTGTGACGGATAGTTTTGTGATTATTGCCCGTAATGATAATTTTTCAAATCAATCTATTGTGGTTAATCCTAGCACAAGGGGACACATTGCCGAAGCAGGAATTTTTGGACCCGCTGTGGTGCCAACTTTAAGCTCCTACTCTCTGAGCAATATTCGCATTGATGCCCCTGATTTACCCCTCGGTTTTGATTTGGGAGAATCGGCTTTTACCCTTTACCCTACCTACAGAAGTGGTAGCGTTATTGTGGTGGGTACTGATGCTACTGTGTTTGTCAGGGGTACTTTACAAGATGGGGAAGGAAATCCCATTGCCCTTCAAGCAGGGGAAGTGATTTCCCTTTCTAATCCTGATTTTGAACCTTTAACCTTATTTACCAATCAGGTGGGGTGTACAGTAACAAATTAA
- the fimC gene encoding type 7 secretion system fimbrial chaperone FimC, whose product MLKIKNKWAILLACMVGANLVNIPRVWAGSNFQLTPNSVELRPSGRGIMRNFYVTSTGTEPVAVQVRMMKWGVALDGTETQNEEEEDFLVYPPQMIINPGQRQVVRVTWLGDPEPDHELIYKAVFEQLPINLRQVENPNPTGIVVNLNVTVTYIPLIYVTPDGASANIVVDSITRQTGADGKEQLAVTFENQGNRRGLFNNLSLAISSPTNPENSITVAGTDIKDDKGAFVLAGSKRQFILPLPDGVPAGDLVATLEAN is encoded by the coding sequence ATGCTAAAAATAAAAAATAAATGGGCTATCTTATTAGCCTGTATGGTGGGTGCAAACCTAGTTAATATTCCCCGCGTGTGGGCTGGATCTAACTTTCAACTAACCCCCAACTCAGTAGAATTACGCCCTTCTGGTCGGGGCATTATGAGAAATTTCTATGTTACCAGCACTGGCACCGAGCCTGTGGCGGTACAAGTAAGAATGATGAAATGGGGTGTTGCGCTTGATGGTACAGAGACTCAAAACGAAGAAGAAGAAGACTTCTTGGTTTATCCCCCTCAAATGATTATCAACCCCGGACAACGGCAGGTAGTGAGGGTAACATGGTTAGGAGATCCTGAACCTGACCACGAATTGATTTATAAGGCGGTTTTTGAGCAGTTACCTATCAACTTACGGCAGGTAGAAAACCCTAATCCTACAGGTATTGTGGTCAATTTAAATGTTACTGTTACTTATATTCCTCTGATTTATGTGACTCCTGATGGAGCTAGCGCCAATATTGTGGTGGATAGCATTACCCGTCAAACAGGGGCAGATGGTAAAGAGCAATTGGCGGTTACTTTTGAAAATCAGGGTAACAGACGAGGGTTGTTTAATAATTTAAGTCTGGCTATTTCTTCACCCACGAACCCTGAAAATAGTATCACTGTTGCAGGTACTGACATTAAAGACGATAAGGGTGCTTTTGTGTTGGCTGGTAGTAAACGTCAATTCATTTTGCCTTTACCTGATGGTGTCCCTGCGGGGGATTTGGTGGCTACTTTGGAAGCTAATTAG
- the tniQ gene encoding transposase: MEIEPWWFTVTPYEGESISHFLGRFRRENVLTVSGLGKITGLYGAIARWEKFRFNPPPSLEQLEKLSAIVQVEVATLQTMFPSAPMKMTPIRLCSVCYGEKPYHRMKWQYKEIYKCERHQVKLLSECPNCGARFKFPALWVDAWCHRCFTPFADYT; this comes from the coding sequence ATGGAAATTGAGCCTTGGTGGTTTACCGTAACACCTTACGAGGGTGAAAGCATCAGTCATTTTTTAGGTCGTTTTCGACGGGAGAATGTGCTTACTGTTTCTGGTTTGGGCAAGATAACTGGACTCTACGGGGCGATCGCCCGTTGGGAGAAGTTTCGTTTTAATCCTCCTCCTTCCCTTGAACAATTGGAGAAGTTAAGTGCGATCGTACAAGTGGAGGTAGCAACCTTACAAACGATGTTTCCTTCTGCCCCTATGAAAATGACTCCTATTCGTCTTTGTTCGGTTTGTTATGGTGAAAAGCCTTATCATCGCATGAAATGGCAGTATAAGGAGATTTATAAGTGCGAAAGGCATCAAGTAAAACTGTTATCGGAATGCCCTAATTGTGGGGCAAGATTCAAGTTTCCTGCTTTATGGGTTGATGCTTGGTGTCATCGGTGTTTTACCCCTTTTGCTGACTACACATAA
- a CDS encoding TPR repeat — protein MKLLFKYITFSIGSLSVSLLILLTSIKPLGAELEIQPEVLFEQGVNLGESGNYQSAIEVFSQVIILSPFVPEPYYNRGLSFERLNQFQRAIADYNQTLQLAPDYIPAYLNRGNLFSLDDDHQRAIDDFNQAINLDPNYYRAYYNRANSYFYLGEYQKAIADYNQTLILNPHYYDAIYNRGLTHYQMGNLDSAQKDLFQAARAYLHRNDKDSYLEALERIQELELSTNTTTSYIPPLLRGARGDQTLTNY, from the coding sequence ATGAAATTACTGTTTAAGTATATTACTTTTTCCATTGGTTCTTTATCGGTTTCTTTGCTTATTCTACTAACTTCTATTAAGCCTTTAGGGGCGGAGCTTGAAATTCAGCCAGAGGTTTTATTTGAGCAGGGAGTTAATCTAGGAGAATCGGGAAACTATCAATCTGCCATCGAGGTTTTTTCCCAAGTTATCATTCTTTCTCCTTTTGTGCCAGAGCCTTATTATAATCGTGGTCTATCCTTTGAGCGTCTTAATCAATTCCAAAGGGCGATCGCCGATTACAATCAAACCCTACAATTAGCTCCCGATTATATCCCAGCCTATCTCAACCGAGGCAACCTTTTCAGTCTTGACGACGATCACCAACGGGCAATCGATGACTTTAACCAAGCCATTAACCTAGATCCTAATTATTATCGTGCTTATTATAATCGTGCCAATAGTTATTTTTATCTGGGTGAATACCAAAAGGCGATCGCTGATTATAACCAAACTCTCATCCTCAATCCCCATTACTACGACGCTATCTACAATCGAGGATTAACCCACTATCAAATGGGCAACCTAGACTCCGCCCAAAAAGATCTCTTCCAAGCCGCCAGAGCATACCTCCACCGTAACGACAAAGACAGCTACCTAGAAGCCCTAGAAAGAATCCAAGAACTAGAGCTATCCACCAACACTACCACAAGCTACATTCCCCCCTTATTAAGGGGGGCTAGGGGGGATCAAACTCTTACAAACTATTAA
- a CDS encoding Mobile element protein, translated as MKAENVAEQLGKIDVPEANLQEEIKRLEGKTVVSLEQVAILHEWLESKRQSKQSCRVVGESRTGKTIACNSYRLRHKPIQEKGKPPQVPVIYLQVPQECGAKDLFQGIIEHLKYQMTKGTVAEIRKRAMTVLQGCGVEMIIFDEADRCKPKTFAEIRDIFDHLNIAIVLVGTDRLDAVVKKDEQVYNRFRACYRFGKLGGEEFSRTVNIWEKQVLKLPVASNLTNKRMLKLIGEATQGYIGIMDMVLRDAAIRSLKKGLNKIDYDTLKEVVQEYK; from the coding sequence ATGAAAGCGGAAAATGTAGCAGAACAATTGGGTAAGATTGATGTCCCTGAAGCAAATCTACAGGAGGAGATCAAAAGATTAGAGGGTAAAACGGTGGTAAGTTTAGAGCAAGTTGCGATACTTCATGAATGGTTGGAAAGTAAGCGTCAATCGAAACAGTCTTGTCGAGTGGTGGGGGAATCTCGTACGGGGAAAACTATTGCGTGTAATTCTTATCGTTTGAGACATAAGCCAATTCAAGAGAAGGGTAAACCTCCTCAAGTTCCAGTAATTTATTTACAAGTACCCCAAGAATGTGGAGCAAAAGATTTATTTCAAGGAATTATTGAACACCTCAAGTATCAGATGACTAAGGGTACGGTAGCTGAAATCAGAAAAAGGGCGATGACAGTATTGCAAGGATGTGGTGTAGAGATGATCATTTTTGATGAGGCAGATCGCTGTAAACCAAAGACTTTTGCCGAAATTCGGGATATTTTTGATCATCTCAATATTGCGATTGTTCTTGTGGGTACAGATCGTTTGGATGCGGTAGTAAAGAAGGATGAGCAAGTTTATAATCGTTTTCGGGCTTGTTATCGGTTTGGTAAGTTAGGGGGAGAAGAATTTAGTCGTACTGTCAACATTTGGGAGAAACAGGTGTTGAAGCTACCTGTGGCTTCTAATTTAACGAATAAAAGGATGTTGAAATTGATTGGGGAGGCGACTCAGGGTTACATCGGGATTATGGATATGGTTTTGCGTGATGCTGCAATTCGTTCTCTGAAGAAGGGACTTAACAAGATTGATTATGACACTTTAAAGGAAGTTGTACAGGAGTATAAATAA